A genomic segment from Hypanus sabinus isolate sHypSab1 chromosome 8, sHypSab1.hap1, whole genome shotgun sequence encodes:
- the LOC132397710 gene encoding general transcription factor II-I repeat domain-containing protein 2-like produces MVDMTAHLNTLNTALQGKGRTALHMLEDVLAFERKLTVLARDLQKGTLSHFPNLREFKQGHDMIISEYLHSAIIAMQTSFGKRFCEFREEKNTLSFPVTPLSIDPSLLNTTALAGVSQPDLEMELADIADKDIWVSKFRRLTADLEDVARQKAVLAQKHKWSDIENLTDDSLRSCVKMKVTSYSPDVQTLCAEVQEQKSH; encoded by the coding sequence atggtagacatgacagcgcacctgaacacgctgaacacagctcttcaggggaaaggacgtacagccctgcacatgttggaggatgttttggcattcgagcgcaagttgacagtgcttgccagagatttacagaaaggcactttgtctcacttccccaatttgagagagttcaaacaaggtcacgacatgataatttcggagtatttacattctgcaatcatcgcaatgcaaacatcgtttgggaaacgcttctgtgagttcagagaggaaaaaaacacattatccttcccggtcactcccttaagcatcgatccttccctactgaatacgactgcattggcaggtgtgagtcaacctgatcttgagatggaactggccgacatagctgacaaagacatatgggtgtccaagtttagacgcttgacagcagaccttgaagatgttgcccgtcagaaggccgttcttgctcagaaacacaaatggagtgatattgaaaacctcacagatgacagcttgcgatcctgtgtaaagatgaaggtgacatcatacagccctgatgtgcagacgctgtgcgctgaggtccaggagcagaaatcccattaa